In Toxoplasma gondii ME49 chromosome VIII, whole genome shotgun sequence, a single genomic region encodes these proteins:
- a CDS encoding hypothetical protein (encoded by transcript TGME49_268760~Signal peptide predicted by SignalP 2.0 HMM (probability 0.669) with cleavage site probability 0.651 at residue 50~Predicted trans-membrane domain (TMHMM2.0):25-48), producing MIHTGLDLPPLFSGPSTRMSLMANHVAVTMNLLGISLALTILFFPSLVHGWGSMRNSDNQNRVMSFDRAPLTPRSLRPRSNAAFSFLQSDAEEDDDEEDDGDKKKGHKKAEHEGHKHAAKHHEHHEEPSVQPIVAIATPVPQAGGAQQKPPEDPTEEKFLEKLPAADKEALLHGMIDPSVHFPLLLHMAWKQTLRAIKHLRKATSLLDTTRGHMDGIPRDEKKVPSVSAAVTVDVSGKTISIAEVNKKLRDVLTEAQTVEAYLSSARSQINTQLAKIIPPVKPQQPAGAPAH from the exons ATGATCCACACGGGCCTGGATCTGCCGCCGTTGTTCTCGGGTCCCAGCACCCGAATGTCTCTCATGGCAAACCACGTTGCAGTCACGATGAACTTGCTGGGCATTTCTCTAGCTCTTACTATCCTTTTTTTTCCAAGTCTCGTCCACGGATGGGGCTCTATGAGGAACTCGGACAATCAAAATAGGGTCATGAGTTTCGATCGCGCACCTCTTACACCTCGCTCGTTGCGACCCAGATCGAACGCAGCATTCTCGTTTCTTCAATCGGACGCTGAAGAAGATGATGACGAGGAAGATGACGGAGACAAAAAAAAGGGGCACAAAAAGGCTGAGCATGAAGGACACAAGCATGCAGCGAAGCACCACGAGCACCACGAGGAACCGTCAGTGCAGCCGATTGTTGCGATTGCGACTCCTGTGCCTCAAGCGGGGGGTGCACAACAAAAGCCGCCAGAAGACCCAACAGAGGAGAAGTTTTTGGAGAAATTGCCTGCAGCGGACAAAGAGGCCCTGCTTCACGGCATGATTGATCCGTCAGTCCATTTCCCGCTGCTCTTGCATATGGCGTGGAAGCAGACC TTGAGAGCTATCAAGCACCtgaggaaagcgacgagTCTCTTGGACACTACCCGTGGTCACATGGATGGCATCCCGCGCGACGAAAAAAAGgtgccttctgtctccgctgccgTCACCGTCGACGTTTCGGGAAAGACTATATCTATTGCGGAAGTTAACAAGAAACTTCGAGATGTTCTGACTGAAGCACAGACTGTCGAAGCATACCTAAGCAGCGCAAGGAGCCAAATCAACACGCAACTTGCTAAAATCATACCTCCGGTAAAACCGCAGCAACCGGCCGGTGCTCCTGCTCACTGA
- a CDS encoding peptidyl-prolyl cis-trans isomerase E, putative (encoded by transcript TGME49_268750), producing the protein MLPVQGQTSLLANTGEERLKRTLYVGGLAEQVEEEVLRAAFLPFGDIKQLEIPKDKTTGLHRGFGFVEFEEEDDAKEAMENMDNAELYGRTLRVNLSRSGGFAPGSRNKAIWSDDFFFRQEMKKKGMDISEDMGDVAEPAAPEKQ; encoded by the exons ATGCTGCCGGTTCAAGGGCAGACGAGTCTGTTGGCGAACACtggggaagagagactgaagcGGACATTGTACGTCGGAGGCTTGGCCGAGCAGGTTGAGGAGGAGGTGCTTCGGGCAGCCTTTTTACCATTCGGCGACATTAAACAGCTGGAAATTCCAAAGGACAAAACCACAG GCCTTCACCGGGGCTTCGGGTTTGTCGAAttcgaggaggaagacgatgcCAAGGAGGCGATGGAAAACATGGACAACGCTGAGCTGTACGGTCGTACGCTTCGGGTTAACTTATCTCGCTCTGGAGGCTTCGCTCCGGGATCTCGAAATAAAGCGA TCTGGAGCGAtgactttttctttcgccaagagatgaagaagaaaggcatgGACATTAGTGAAGATATG ggCGACGTAGCGGAGCCCGCTGCCCCAGAGAAACAATGA
- a CDS encoding hypothetical protein (encoded by transcript TGME49_268740) gives MPAFNGASREEPGRFPHSDAVKSSADSSSAPPSPSPKEGSWIPGTVLHPDDIHQSTRRRIEYFEAKQATHYEKKENDAIRKQIGKEIRDKCRPELDEYYDCMCDRTFTFIACRRYAEAVQKCVKKYEEPEAMNKRWEEVAQEREALGLSRINRRQRKYYNKYITDLDGSGWLPKPKTEVPGSGNKEE, from the exons ATGCCAGCCTTCAATGGTGCGTCTCGTGAAGAGCCGGGGCGCTTCCCTCACTCGGATGCTGTGAAGTCAAGCGCGGACTCCTCGTCAGCCCCGCCTTCTCCAAGCCCCAAAGAAGGTTCGTGGATCCCAGGCACTGTGCTGCATCCTGACGACATTCACCAGAGTACGCGCCGCCGCATCGAGTATTTCGAGGCCAAGCAGGCAACGCActacgagaagaaggaaaacgacgcCATTCGCAAACAGATTGGAAAAGAAATCCGCGACAAATGCAG GCCAGAGCTCGACGAATACTATGACTGCATGTGTGACCGCACTTTCACCTTCATCGCCTGCCGACGCTACGCGGAGGCCGTGCAGAAGTGCGTCAAGAAATACGAAGAACCAGAG GCGATGAACAAACGCTGGGAAGAAGTTGCGCAAGAGCGCGAAGCACTCGGACTCAGCCGCATCAATCGCAGGCAGAGAAAATACTACAACAAGTACATCACTGACTT AGACGGGTCCGGCTGGCTTCCCAAACCAAAAACAGAGGTGCCTGGAAGTGGAAACAAGGAAGAGTAA
- a CDS encoding glutaredoxin-related protein (encoded by transcript TGME49_268730): MSFPSSFAKSVLGLYLRKNCTAMNCQLSSIAWDVVGPPLTVARTRCAGLPKSVSGLSNWNSGQQRRLSLGRKALHSSNRRSPANPLLGQIRPQPPCIVTGAPVGGYSPLLTRRFLGNLAARNLGTNFVSRSGATLLFLATPTRLNGTVAAASQPTNAADRPTTSSAEEEDLKKKLDDLVKSTPVVLFMKGSPKAPMCGFSARAVGILNSLDVDEYTFVNILQYPDVRALAKKHFSWPTYPLLIVGGEVVGGVDIMDELNKTGELGEMIRQAVKGSECAAVQPAGGHSKP; this comes from the exons ATGtcttttccctcctctttcgcAAAATCTGTGCTCGGTTTGTATCTCCGAAAGAACTGCACAGCGATGAACTGTCAACTTTCGAGCATCGCTTGGGATGTCGTCGGCCCTCCACTGACGGTAGCGCGCACTCGCTGTGCCGGTTTACCGAAGTCGGTGTCGGGGCTGAGTAACTGGAATTCGGGGCAACAGAGGAGGCTGTCTCTCGGAAGGAAGGCACTCCACTCTTCGAACCGTCGTTCCCCCGCAAATCCACTTTTGGGACAAATACGACCGCAGCCACCCTGCATTGTTACCGGCGCGCCGGTGGGAGGGTACTCGCCCCTGCTTACCCGGCGGTTTCTGGGGAACTTGGCAGCTCGTAACCTAGGCACGAACTTCGTTTCTAGAAGTGGCGCCacccttctctttctggcAACTCCGACTCGGCTGAACGGAACTGTCGCGGCGGCTTCGCAGCCAACAAACGCAG CCGACCGCCCTACCACCTCCTcggccgaagaagag GACTTGAAAAAAAAGTTGGACGACCTCGTGAAATCCACCCCCGTTGTGCTGTTCATGAAAGGCTCTCCAAAGGCACCGATGTGTGGGTTTTCGGCACGGGCAGTTGGGATACTGAACTCTCTCGACGTTGACGAATACACCTTCGTTAACATTCTGCAGTACCCTGATGTACGCGCACTTGCAAAAAAGCACTTCAGCTGGCCCACCTACCCACTTTTAATCGTGGGCGGGGAAGTCGTCGGCGGGGTGGATATCATGGATGAACTTAACAAAACAGGAGAACTGGGAGAGATGATCAGACAAGCTGTCAAGGGGTCCGAATGTGCGGCTGTTCAACCTGCGGGAGGTCACTCTAAACCCTAA
- a CDS encoding Hrf1 family protein (encoded by transcript TGME49_268720~Predicted trans-membrane domain (TMHMM2.0):235-258:270-293:393-416:447-470) gives MAAPNSFAFSADQQRAAWQANQTPSALHPSAATSYPQQNAFGQPQQLRPRHIHNSSGISPQGMPVEGAGSQPVAARPHHVGEGAVGAPAVWSSPFGGASQAAAGSDGIPQNTGRMPQQLGQMVSQQNEGRGSAPDGSTDVQKAMMHMMLNTVADNLSTQAASQVSQLQKWFPSAIAVLRPYFSVSQTRVRQRLLQLLFPFLSLWRSAPAVEGRALSTKDIGGDGSHVALNALPRDLYTPLMALVTYVLLYALTRGAANDFRPELLGSTASVALLLLVAEVVVAKVAFYVSGAGGVCTLDLFSFCGYKYVHLALLIAFRLFLNTLASLEGAPGVQGNASGALSPTGLSFDDSAQIPEVANAAGAPSSSQNSLSSSAASGDRPSASGAGLINSGGLTGLFTVAYVYLFACAAAELIVLLRGATTRCFQESEAASGWQVSRDASCQAGPKSVIFALALLQVPLCWLLTPSFSVAKST, from the coding sequence ATGGCAGCGCCAAActccttcgccttttctgctGACCAGCAGCGAGCTGCTTGGCAGGCCAACCAGACGCCGTCCGCTCTGCATCCGTCGGCTGCAACGTCATATCCGCAACAAAATGCGTTTGGGCAaccgcagcagctgcgcccTCGTCACATTCACAACTCTTCTGGAATTTCACCACAGGGAATGCCAGTGGAAGGCGCTGGAAGCCAGCCGGTGGCAGCGCGTCCGCATCATGTCGGGGAGGGAGCGGTGGGAGCTCCAGCAGTGTGGAGTTCTCCGTTTGGGGGAGCTTCGCAGGCTGCCGCTGGGTCAGACGGGATTCCTCAGAACACCGGCCGCATGCCTCAGCAACTGGGGCAGATGGTGTCTCAGCAAAACGAAGGCAGGGGTTCTGCTCCCGACGGGAGTACGGACGTTCAGAAGGCCATGATGCATATGATGCTCAACACCGTCGCTGACAACTTGTCGACCCAGGCGGCTTCGCAGGTGTCTCAGCTTCAGAAGTGGTTTCCGTCCGCGATCGCGGTCCTGCGGCCGTACTTCAGTGTCAGTCAGACACGCGTCCGGCAACGCCTCCTTCAGCTCctctttccctttctctcgctctggcGATCCGCCCCGGCCGTGGAGGGGCGGGCGCTGTCGACCAAAGACATCGGCGGCGACGGCTCTCACGTCGCTTTAAACGCTCTGCCTCGCGACCTATACACGCCACTCATGGCGCTAGTGACGTACGTGCTTCTCTACGCCTTGACAAGAGGCGCAGCGAACGATTTCCGGCCCGAACTTCTCGGCAGCACGGCCTCCGTcgccctgcttctccttgtcGCCGAAGTCGTGGTTGCAAAAGTCGCCTTCTACGTCTCCGGAGCCGGAGGCGTATGCACACTCgaccttttctccttctgcggcTACAAGTACGTGCACCTGGCCCTCCTCATCgcttttcgcctcttcctcaaTACGCTGGCCAGCTTGGAAGGCGCTCCCGGCGTCCAGGGAAATGCATCGGGCGCTCTCAGCCCGACAGGCCTAAGCTTCGATGACTCAGCACAGATTCCGGAAGTTGCCAACGCTGCTGGAGCACCCTCCAGTTCCCAAAACTCGTTGAGTTCTTCCGCAGCATCTGGCGACCGGCCGTCCGCAAGCGGTGCGGGACTGATAAACAGTGGAGGCCTTACGGGGCTTTTTACCGTTGCCTATGTGTACCTGTTTGCGTGTGCGGCGGCGGAACTTATCGTCCTTTTGAGGGGTGCGACGACACGCTGCTTTCAGGAAAGTGAGGCAGCAAGTGGCTGGCAAGTTAGTCGGGACGCGAGTTGCCAGGCGGGACCAAAGTCTGTCATTTTTGCTCTAGCACTGCTTCAGGTGCCTCTCTGCTGGCTCCTGACGCCgtccttttctgtcgcgaAGTCAACCTAA